In Actinomyces radicidentis, one genomic interval encodes:
- a CDS encoding glycoside hydrolase family 32 protein, which yields MTSRPVEPEPTAHDYPSTPARRVEVPEAVQRERAEADAARPRWHVTPPWGWLNDPNGLTVQPGPDGAPLVHLFYQHNSHAPVHDLIQWGHQYSADLVHWTDLPIALEPGPEGPDSLGCWSGVIVDGPADPADPDGATVPTMVYSGNHGGPTQVACLAVPAASPSEDPLLTRWAKDGANPVVDVAPVSVGQDLPEMRDHSVWREDGRWYQAMGSGIPGAGADGAQGGAALCFSSDDLRTWTYEGPLAVGDGDVSATGTIWECPELGTVTGEAGSGVGGADLLTVSAWHESATMRSMWMTGERTGTRMTITAQGRSDLGENYFYAPQSVALPDGRRVTVGWMQPNGTEEQRLAAGWAGSMNAPRTVTLAADGTVRFTPIAELATLRGERLADLDGDAAATAELRGRSLDLVLTGALGEEPLVIDVLASEDGKRRTRLTLTHREPAGAAGQDAWTGWLSLDRSASAEAGSPWTGEEARELSGPVPVGENGAVELRLLLDRSSLEVFVNGQPLSARVGSDPADERVVLRGGGLTGAHLDAWAMDDTYDERLAASE from the coding sequence ATGACGAGCCGCCCCGTCGAGCCCGAGCCCACCGCCCATGACTACCCGAGCACCCCCGCGCGCCGCGTCGAGGTTCCCGAGGCCGTCCAGCGGGAGCGCGCCGAGGCCGACGCCGCCCGCCCGCGCTGGCACGTCACCCCGCCGTGGGGGTGGCTCAACGACCCCAACGGGCTCACCGTCCAGCCGGGTCCCGACGGCGCCCCGCTCGTCCACCTCTTCTACCAGCACAACTCCCACGCCCCGGTCCACGACCTCATCCAGTGGGGGCACCAGTACTCGGCGGACCTCGTCCACTGGACCGACCTGCCGATCGCCCTCGAGCCCGGCCCCGAGGGCCCCGACTCGCTCGGCTGCTGGTCCGGCGTCATCGTCGACGGGCCCGCCGACCCCGCGGACCCCGACGGCGCCACCGTTCCCACGATGGTCTACTCCGGCAACCACGGCGGACCGACCCAGGTCGCCTGCCTCGCCGTCCCCGCCGCCTCCCCGTCCGAGGACCCGCTCCTCACGCGCTGGGCCAAGGACGGCGCCAACCCCGTCGTCGACGTCGCCCCCGTGAGCGTCGGGCAGGACCTGCCCGAGATGCGCGACCACTCCGTGTGGCGCGAGGACGGCCGCTGGTACCAGGCCATGGGCTCCGGGATCCCCGGCGCCGGGGCCGACGGCGCCCAGGGCGGAGCCGCCCTGTGCTTCTCCAGCGACGACCTGCGCACCTGGACCTACGAGGGCCCCCTGGCCGTCGGCGACGGAGACGTCAGCGCCACCGGCACCATCTGGGAGTGCCCGGAGCTCGGCACGGTCACCGGGGAGGCCGGCAGCGGCGTCGGCGGCGCCGACCTGCTCACCGTCTCCGCCTGGCACGAGAGCGCCACCATGCGCTCCATGTGGATGACCGGCGAGCGCACCGGCACCCGCATGACGATCACCGCCCAGGGCCGCTCCGACCTCGGCGAGAACTACTTCTACGCCCCGCAGTCCGTGGCCCTTCCCGACGGCCGCCGCGTCACCGTCGGCTGGATGCAGCCCAACGGCACCGAGGAGCAGCGCCTCGCCGCAGGCTGGGCCGGCTCCATGAACGCCCCGCGCACGGTGACGCTGGCCGCCGACGGCACCGTCCGCTTCACCCCCATCGCCGAGCTCGCGACCCTGCGCGGCGAGCGCCTCGCCGACCTCGACGGCGACGCCGCCGCCACCGCCGAGCTGCGCGGCCGCAGCCTCGACCTCGTCCTCACCGGCGCCCTCGGCGAGGAGCCCCTCGTCATCGACGTCCTGGCCTCCGAGGACGGCAAGCGCCGCACGCGGCTGACCCTGACGCACCGGGAGCCGGCGGGCGCCGCAGGCCAGGACGCCTGGACCGGGTGGCTCAGCCTGGACCGCTCCGCCTCCGCCGAGGCCGGTTCGCCCTGGACCGGGGAGGAGGCGCGCGAGCTCTCCGGCCCCGTGCCCGTGGGAGAGAACGGCGCCGTCGAGCTCCGCCTCCTCCTGGACCGCTCCAGCCTCGAGGTCTTCGTCAACGGCCAGCCCCTCTCCGCCCGCGTCGGCTCCGACCCCGCCGACGAGCGGGTGGTCCTGCGCGGCGGCGGCCTCACCGGGGCGCACCTGGACGCCTGGGCCATGGACGACACCTACGACGAGCGCCTCGCCGCCTCCGAGTGA
- a CDS encoding LacI family DNA-binding transcriptional regulator, with protein sequence MRDVAHEAGVSVTTVSQALNSPEGSRVSETTREHVKDVAARLGYRANTSARALRTRRTDTIALVGRDLVTTEFLGGLIRGAQEEVRRHGGILIVADTGDDGEGVVRTLRDHQVDGVILGAFYHQQIDVPAALEGLPTVVVNAFTQDPDSSWVVPDEVRGGRDAAEVLLAARHRRVAMIGNRDDIPAAHGRRQGFEARCREAGVEPVVIEIEPTAEAARIATTGLFTGPDRPTGLFAFNDAMAIGVYFAASALGLRIPEDLSVVGFDAMRLIDVSLSPVLTSVALPHAEMAAWAVERLYEVMTPGGHERRHERLVGRVVEGASVAAPARA encoded by the coding sequence ATCCGCGACGTCGCCCACGAGGCGGGCGTCTCCGTCACCACCGTCTCCCAGGCGCTCAACAGCCCCGAGGGGTCGCGCGTCTCGGAGACGACCCGTGAGCACGTCAAGGACGTCGCCGCCCGCCTCGGCTACCGGGCCAATACCTCGGCCCGCGCCCTGCGCACCCGGCGCACCGACACCATCGCCCTGGTCGGACGCGACCTCGTCACCACTGAGTTCCTCGGCGGGCTCATCCGCGGCGCCCAGGAGGAGGTCCGCCGCCACGGCGGCATCCTCATCGTCGCGGACACCGGGGACGACGGCGAGGGCGTCGTGCGCACCCTGCGCGACCACCAGGTCGACGGCGTGATCCTCGGCGCCTTCTACCACCAGCAGATCGACGTGCCCGCCGCCCTCGAGGGCCTGCCCACCGTCGTCGTCAACGCCTTCACCCAGGACCCCGACTCCTCCTGGGTGGTCCCCGACGAGGTCCGCGGCGGCCGCGACGCCGCCGAGGTCCTCCTCGCCGCCCGGCACCGCCGCGTCGCCATGATCGGCAACCGCGACGACATCCCGGCCGCTCACGGACGCCGCCAGGGCTTCGAGGCGCGGTGCCGCGAGGCCGGCGTCGAGCCCGTCGTCATCGAGATCGAGCCGACGGCCGAGGCTGCCCGGATCGCCACGACGGGGCTCTTCACGGGTCCCGACCGCCCGACGGGGCTCTTCGCCTTCAACGACGCCATGGCCATCGGTGTGTACTTCGCCGCCTCCGCACTGGGCCTCCGGATCCCGGAGGACCTCAGCGTCGTCGGCTTCGACGCGATGCGACTCATCGACGTGTCCTTGTCCCCGGTGCTCACGAGCGTCGCGCTGCCGCACGCCGAGATGGCGGCCTGGGCCGTTGAGCGCCTCTACGAGGTCATGACGCCGGGCGGGCACGAGCGCCGTCACGAGCGGCTCGTCGGCCGCGTCGTCGAGGGGGCCTCGGTCGCGGCTCCTGCCCGCGCCTGA
- a CDS encoding isoprenyl transferase, with protein MAGDNLVYELYERRLIAQTDNDRTPAHVGVILDGNRRWAKAMGFGTAQGHKRGADKIAEFLGWADDAGVKVVTLWMLSTDNLNRDPAELSPLLDIIAHAVEELASDKQWRLRLVGAVDLLPVPVADRLCAAVESANDGAEDPDARMQVNVAVGYGGRQEIADAVREILRERAAAGDTLEQVAESLSEEDVTAHLYTKGQPDPELVIRTSGEQRLSGFLLWQSVHSEYYFCEVYWPDFRRIDFLRALRDYAHRERRLGR; from the coding sequence ATGGCAGGCGACAACCTCGTCTACGAGCTCTACGAGCGCCGGCTCATCGCGCAGACGGACAACGACCGCACCCCCGCCCACGTCGGAGTCATCCTCGACGGCAACCGCCGCTGGGCCAAGGCCATGGGCTTCGGCACCGCCCAGGGGCACAAGCGCGGCGCCGACAAGATCGCCGAGTTCCTCGGCTGGGCCGACGACGCCGGCGTCAAGGTCGTCACCCTGTGGATGCTCTCCACCGACAACCTCAACCGCGACCCCGCCGAGCTCTCGCCCCTCCTCGACATCATCGCCCACGCCGTCGAGGAGCTCGCCTCCGACAAGCAGTGGCGGCTGCGCCTCGTCGGCGCCGTCGATCTCCTTCCCGTACCCGTCGCGGACCGCCTCTGCGCCGCCGTCGAGTCCGCCAACGACGGCGCCGAAGACCCCGACGCGCGCATGCAGGTCAACGTCGCCGTCGGCTACGGCGGCCGCCAGGAGATCGCCGACGCCGTCCGCGAGATCCTCCGCGAGCGCGCCGCCGCGGGAGACACCCTTGAGCAGGTCGCCGAGTCCCTCTCCGAGGAGGACGTCACGGCGCACCTCTACACCAAGGGCCAGCCCGACCCCGAGCTCGTCATCCGCACCTCCGGCGAGCAGCGGCTCTCCGGCTTCCTCCTGTGGCAGTCCGTCCACTCCGAGTACTACTTCTGCGAGGTCTACTGGCCGGACTTCCGGCGCATCGACTTCCTGCGCGCCCTGCGCGACTACGCGCACCGCGAGCGCCGCCTCGGGCGCTGA
- the xseA gene encoding exodeoxyribonuclease VII large subunit — translation MARDTTAENPWPLRLLSSKIDAYVARMTEVWVEAQIVQLNRRAGMSFLTLRDPDAEMSLRASMYRRDLERSERAMGAQLSEGSRVVVHGRPTFWTKGGSLQLQVDDVRPVGEGDLLARIEQLRRILAAEGLFEPERKKPLPFLPGRVGLVCGRDAKAKDDVITNARLRWPGLPFEVREVAVQGVHAVPQVTRAIQELDADPSVDVIVVARGGGGVEDLLPFSDEGLVRAAAAARTPLVSAIGHETDRPLLDYVADYRASTPTDAARRIVPDLAEETVGLDQARERIRVSLSKRIEDEQRRLDQVRERPVMQDPTVIVRDKVVELDHARSRMRRAMTTAIDLAAADLRADHARLTALSPQGVLDRGYAILRKPGGGVIRSADHIRKGDLIEGVLASGRMVAQVVGATKPAPAVPADGG, via the coding sequence CTGGCCCGGGACACGACGGCGGAGAACCCGTGGCCGCTGCGACTGCTCTCCTCGAAGATCGACGCCTACGTCGCCCGCATGACCGAGGTCTGGGTCGAGGCGCAGATCGTCCAGCTCAACCGTCGCGCCGGCATGTCCTTCCTGACGCTGCGCGACCCCGACGCGGAGATGAGCCTGCGGGCCTCCATGTACCGCCGCGACCTCGAGCGCTCCGAGCGGGCGATGGGCGCACAGCTGAGCGAGGGGTCCCGCGTCGTCGTCCACGGGCGCCCCACCTTCTGGACGAAGGGCGGCTCCCTCCAGCTCCAGGTCGACGACGTCCGCCCCGTGGGCGAGGGCGACCTCCTGGCGCGCATCGAGCAGCTCCGCCGGATCCTCGCCGCCGAGGGCCTCTTCGAGCCGGAGCGCAAGAAGCCCCTGCCCTTCCTGCCGGGCAGGGTCGGCCTCGTGTGCGGGCGCGACGCGAAGGCCAAGGACGACGTCATCACGAACGCGCGCCTGCGCTGGCCGGGGCTGCCCTTCGAGGTGCGCGAGGTCGCCGTCCAGGGCGTGCACGCGGTCCCGCAGGTGACCCGCGCGATCCAGGAGCTCGACGCGGACCCGAGCGTCGACGTCATCGTCGTCGCCCGCGGCGGCGGAGGCGTCGAGGACCTCCTGCCCTTCTCGGACGAGGGGCTCGTCCGGGCCGCCGCAGCCGCCCGCACCCCCCTCGTCTCCGCGATCGGCCACGAGACGGACCGGCCGCTCCTGGACTACGTCGCCGACTACCGGGCCTCGACGCCGACGGACGCCGCCCGGCGGATCGTGCCGGACCTGGCCGAGGAGACCGTGGGCCTGGACCAGGCCCGCGAGCGCATCCGGGTGAGCCTGTCGAAGCGGATCGAGGACGAGCAGCGGCGCCTGGACCAGGTGCGCGAGCGCCCGGTCATGCAGGACCCCACCGTCATCGTGCGGGACAAGGTGGTCGAGCTGGACCACGCGCGGTCCCGGATGCGCCGGGCGATGACGACGGCGATCGACCTGGCGGCCGCGGACCTGCGGGCCGACCACGCCCGACTCACCGCGCTGTCCCCGCAGGGGGTGCTCGACCGCGGCTACGCGATCCTGCGCAAGCCGGGCGGCGGCGTCATCCGCAGCGCGGACCACATCAGGAAGGGCGACCTCATCGAGGGTGTCCTCGCCTCCGGGCGCATGGTGGCGCAGGTCGTCGGCGCGACGAAGCCCGCTCCCGCGGTCCCGGCGGACGGCGGGTAG
- a CDS encoding exodeoxyribonuclease VII small subunit, giving the protein MSLTPDESEPTAAPDANADVERLSYEQAREELVGVVQRLEAGQVPLEESLTLWERGEALAARCQHWLDDARARLAAVAEHDAAES; this is encoded by the coding sequence ATGAGCCTCACCCCCGACGAGTCCGAGCCCACCGCCGCGCCCGACGCCAACGCCGACGTCGAACGCCTCTCCTACGAGCAGGCGCGCGAGGAGCTCGTCGGGGTCGTCCAGCGCCTCGAGGCCGGGCAGGTCCCGCTGGAGGAGTCCCTCACCCTCTGGGAGCGCGGCGAGGCCCTCGCCGCCCGCTGCCAGCACTGGCTCGACGACGCCCGCGCCCGCCTGGCCGCCGTCGCCGAGCACGACGCCGCCGAGTCCTGA
- a CDS encoding carbohydrate kinase family protein, whose translation MTAPGREGTALVIGEALVDVVIRPDEDPEDIPGGSPANVALGLARLGRDAELDCWIADDDRGRAVREHLAASGVRLTTGSEGAERTSTAQATIGTDRAATYFFDLDWNPPYPEREAGSEPPVLVHTGSIAAILQPGAQTVAKVLDDFRATSTICYDPNARPQLMGEPADARATVESLIARSDLVKCSDEDVAWLYGREDLSTEDLESILEGWLKTGPAVVVVTRGKEGALALTSSGVRMRVPADPSVVVADTVGAGDSFMGGLEDALWTEDLVGADRREALHAIDPETLERVVKHAAAIADITVSRAGANPPTRAELTGSLDRD comes from the coding sequence ATGACCGCACCCGGACGCGAGGGCACCGCCCTCGTCATCGGCGAGGCGCTCGTCGACGTCGTCATCCGCCCCGACGAGGACCCCGAGGACATCCCCGGCGGCTCCCCCGCCAACGTCGCCCTGGGCCTGGCACGCCTGGGCCGCGACGCCGAGCTCGACTGCTGGATCGCCGACGACGACCGCGGCCGCGCCGTCCGCGAGCACCTCGCCGCCTCCGGCGTGCGCCTCACGACCGGCTCCGAGGGCGCCGAGCGCACCTCGACGGCGCAGGCGACGATCGGCACCGACCGCGCCGCCACCTACTTCTTCGACCTCGACTGGAACCCGCCCTACCCCGAGCGCGAGGCCGGCTCGGAGCCCCCGGTGCTCGTCCACACGGGCTCGATCGCCGCGATCCTCCAGCCGGGCGCGCAGACCGTCGCCAAGGTCCTCGACGACTTCCGCGCGACCTCGACGATCTGCTACGACCCCAACGCCCGCCCGCAGCTCATGGGCGAGCCCGCCGACGCCCGCGCGACCGTCGAGTCCCTCATCGCGCGCTCCGACCTCGTCAAGTGCTCGGACGAGGACGTCGCCTGGCTCTACGGCCGCGAGGACCTCAGCACAGAGGACCTCGAGTCGATCCTCGAGGGCTGGCTCAAGACGGGCCCCGCAGTCGTCGTCGTCACCCGCGGCAAGGAGGGCGCCCTGGCGCTCACCTCCTCCGGCGTGCGCATGCGCGTCCCGGCGGACCCGAGCGTCGTCGTCGCGGACACCGTCGGCGCGGGCGACTCCTTCATGGGCGGCCTCGAGGACGCGCTGTGGACGGAGGACCTCGTCGGCGCGGACCGTCGCGAGGCGCTGCACGCCATCGATCCGGAGACGCTGGAGCGTGTCGTCAAGCACGCGGCCGCGATCGCGGACATCACGGTCTCGCGCGCCGGCGCGAACCCGCCCACGCGCGCCGAGCTCACCGGCTCCCTCGATCGGGACTGA
- the trhA gene encoding PAQR family membrane homeostasis protein TrhA: MSPHAATRGRGARLAEDVRDAASEATSRAAGAAGSVASAAAEAAAAVLASKPRLRGWIHACTAPLALAACIVLTVLAPGAGLTWACAAYLACSLVLFANSGVYHLSNGHFPTRVTTVLQRFDHANIYLLIAGTYTPLSVALLAPGTARLVLAIVWGGALAGIVTTLVWRTAPRWFATLLYVILGWVAIWFLPSFWRADGAAVVWLILAGGIVYTVGGAVYARRWPDPAPRWFGFHEIFHVCTVLAWACQCVACYIAVLG; the protein is encoded by the coding sequence GTGAGCCCACACGCAGCAACGCGCGGCCGAGGCGCCCGCCTCGCCGAGGACGTCCGCGACGCCGCCTCGGAGGCGACCTCCCGCGCGGCCGGCGCCGCCGGCTCCGTCGCGTCCGCCGCCGCCGAGGCCGCGGCCGCCGTCCTCGCCTCCAAGCCGCGCCTGCGCGGGTGGATCCACGCCTGCACCGCGCCCCTGGCACTCGCCGCCTGCATCGTCCTCACGGTCCTCGCGCCCGGAGCGGGCCTCACCTGGGCCTGCGCCGCCTACCTCGCGTGCTCCCTCGTCCTCTTCGCGAACTCGGGCGTGTACCACCTGTCCAACGGGCACTTCCCCACGCGCGTCACCACGGTTCTCCAGCGCTTCGACCACGCCAACATCTACCTGCTCATCGCCGGCACCTACACGCCGCTGAGCGTCGCGCTCCTCGCCCCGGGCACGGCGCGGCTCGTGCTCGCGATCGTGTGGGGCGGTGCGCTCGCCGGCATCGTCACCACCCTCGTGTGGCGGACCGCCCCGCGCTGGTTCGCCACCCTCCTCTACGTCATCCTCGGCTGGGTGGCGATCTGGTTCCTGCCGTCCTTCTGGCGGGCCGACGGCGCCGCCGTCGTCTGGCTCATCCTGGCCGGCGGCATCGTCTACACGGTCGGCGGAGCGGTCTACGCACGCCGGTGGCCGGACCCTGCCCCGCGCTGGTTCGGCTTCCACGAGATCTTCCACGTGTGCACGGTCCTCGCCTGGGCCTGCCAGTGCGTCGCCTGCTACATCGCCGTCCTGGGCTGA
- a CDS encoding PPK2 family polyphosphate kinase — protein MGRNKNKKDSAEATVNADLWSEDPREALRVGPDFHLASIDRASTPGWDGDEDDAVAYQTAIAPLLATLQERLFAASKEGSTKRVLIVAQGLDTAGKGGIARHVIGLVGPQGVELTAFKAPTEEEKEHDFLWRIRKAVPDAGYIGYFDRSHYEDILVPGANGQLDDAAFDERVEQIRAFEHELVQSGTAIIKIALMVSYEEQGLRLLERVDRPDKHWKYSTNDMSVRGQWFDYQAIYQRMLTATSFDEAPWHLVPADNKWYSRVAVTEMLLRTLADLDIPWPEGKFDVDAERERVRATISDEALASYDKKLTAKLAKVSGRIAAVDEAAKEIQAEGEDDAPGSADSLAKAPVGAASRKSAKAKGSEPKAPRSSKRTKSAKGSKDSAAGAGAAASRKPGKKAAK, from the coding sequence ATGGGCAGGAACAAGAACAAGAAGGACTCCGCCGAGGCCACCGTCAACGCGGACCTGTGGAGCGAGGACCCCCGCGAGGCCCTGCGCGTCGGCCCCGACTTCCACCTCGCCTCGATCGACCGCGCCTCCACCCCCGGCTGGGACGGCGACGAGGACGACGCCGTCGCCTACCAGACGGCGATCGCCCCGCTGCTCGCCACGCTCCAGGAGCGGCTCTTCGCCGCCTCGAAGGAGGGCTCCACCAAGCGGGTCCTCATCGTCGCGCAGGGCCTGGACACGGCGGGCAAGGGCGGCATCGCCCGTCACGTCATCGGGCTCGTGGGCCCGCAGGGCGTCGAGCTCACCGCCTTCAAGGCGCCCACGGAGGAGGAGAAGGAGCACGACTTCCTCTGGCGCATCCGCAAGGCCGTGCCCGACGCCGGCTACATCGGCTACTTCGACCGCTCCCACTACGAGGACATCCTCGTGCCGGGCGCCAACGGCCAGCTCGACGACGCCGCCTTCGACGAGCGGGTCGAGCAGATCCGCGCCTTCGAGCACGAGCTCGTCCAGTCCGGCACCGCGATCATCAAGATCGCCCTCATGGTGTCCTACGAGGAGCAGGGCCTGCGGCTGCTCGAGCGCGTCGACCGGCCGGACAAGCACTGGAAGTACTCGACGAACGACATGTCGGTGCGCGGCCAGTGGTTCGACTACCAGGCGATCTACCAGCGCATGCTCACCGCGACCTCCTTCGACGAGGCCCCGTGGCACCTCGTCCCGGCGGACAACAAGTGGTACTCGCGCGTCGCCGTCACCGAGATGCTGCTGCGCACGCTCGCGGACCTCGACATCCCGTGGCCCGAGGGCAAGTTCGACGTCGACGCGGAGCGCGAGCGCGTCCGCGCCACGATCTCGGACGAGGCGCTCGCCAGCTACGACAAGAAGCTGACGGCCAAGCTCGCCAAGGTCTCCGGCCGGATCGCCGCGGTCGACGAGGCCGCCAAGGAGATCCAGGCCGAGGGCGAGGACGACGCGCCCGGCTCCGCCGACAGCCTGGCGAAGGCACCCGTGGGGGCCGCGTCGAGGAAGAGCGCGAAGGCCAAGGGCTCCGAGCCCAAGGCCCCGAGGTCCTCCAAGCGCACCAAGAGCGCGAAGGGCTCGAAGGACTCCGCCGCCGGGGCCGGCGCCGCCGCGTCGCGGAAGCCGGGCAAGAAGGCCGCGAAGTAG